In Myxococcus guangdongensis, one genomic interval encodes:
- a CDS encoding FHA domain-containing protein yields the protein MARALLLSLLVRQHLALKEKFRAKYPHPWLVWEAGAWNVPETVDGNVGATRLPLTDLKDCLPAGDAMCFELVALAERGPIRLGRASQNNALVVNDATVSREQLILTPQPDASWHVARVADARPVKLDGRELPDAGVVLTPGARLEVGDVRLTFHDAAGFDERISRIAAQVLAQTAPPR from the coding sequence ATGGCTCGCGCACTGCTGCTCTCGCTGCTGGTGAGGCAGCACCTTGCACTCAAAGAGAAGTTTCGCGCCAAGTACCCGCACCCCTGGCTGGTGTGGGAGGCAGGCGCGTGGAACGTCCCGGAGACGGTGGACGGGAATGTGGGCGCCACCCGGCTGCCGCTCACGGACTTGAAGGACTGCCTGCCCGCCGGGGACGCCATGTGCTTCGAGCTGGTGGCCCTGGCCGAGCGAGGCCCCATCCGCCTGGGCCGCGCGTCGCAGAACAACGCGCTGGTGGTCAACGACGCCACGGTGTCGCGCGAGCAGCTCATCCTCACGCCCCAGCCCGACGCCAGCTGGCACGTGGCCCGCGTGGCCGACGCCCGGCCCGTGAAGCTGGACGGCCGGGAGCTGCCCGACGCGGGCGTGGTGCTGACGCCCGGCGCCAGGCTGGAGGTGGGCGACGTGCGCCTCACCTTCCACGACGCGGCGGGCTTCGACGAGCGCATCTCCCGCATCGCCGCGCAGGTGCTCGCCCAGACGGCGCCGCCACGCTGA
- a CDS encoding gliding motility-associated C-terminal domain-containing protein codes for MKHLLLMLVCLSSLPSLADGYIRGNTRVLQGSVETYVVEWPSWTSDHDRYATVTWNVMHGTLLSQDKGSATVQWDVSEDHLDLLGSLDVYEDLGGQGASISVETINTHAGESSFCSGVLGPAAIAVDFGRGGNPGPALPSGATTYGYEALCAISPNHYTLTNSSVNCRSPWHGITQDHTPGDTNGYFLMVDADSNPGEFYRTTVNGLTPAFRYEFSAWVGNLDRNGLYERPRIRFEVHGPSGFIATSGDLVIPPTSPFQWQKVGFMFDLPAGVSSVDIVMVNRNQSGSGNDLVIDDLSFAPCYPPVIASFENGPVVDREHACNSGAVSLYGRWPSTIPFTTPAYQWQWSPDGGESWLNVPGATSLASAHSQPSPGIHRYRLMSYEALNPSQQLVSNPLTFYVQRLVVEPRTHHLYSCNGGNTYGSLAAFYRLEFSDPVIQTSYAVRWSPATYLSNPNTSPTSILLPSLGASPPPNGPPVPAANHLYTVTVTDSVHGCTGSGQQTVAQHNPRKVAVPNAFTPNGDGLNDLFRPLNLDDYPGSRFFIYNRWGQAIFSSQGPTLLDYSWNGTFGGVPQGSGAYAWRIEMSDCFGNIINGSTGNNSPSGTVTLIR; via the coding sequence ATGAAACACCTGCTGCTGATGCTCGTCTGTCTGTCTTCGCTGCCCAGCCTCGCGGATGGCTACATCCGCGGCAACACCCGGGTCCTCCAGGGCTCCGTGGAGACCTACGTCGTCGAATGGCCCTCGTGGACCAGCGACCACGACCGCTACGCCACCGTCACGTGGAACGTCATGCACGGCACCCTCCTCTCCCAGGACAAGGGGTCGGCCACGGTGCAGTGGGACGTGTCCGAGGACCACCTGGACCTGCTCGGGAGCCTGGATGTCTATGAGGACCTGGGCGGGCAGGGGGCCTCCATCAGCGTGGAGACCATCAACACCCACGCGGGGGAGTCCTCGTTCTGCTCGGGCGTGCTCGGGCCCGCCGCCATCGCGGTGGACTTCGGCCGGGGAGGCAATCCGGGGCCGGCGCTCCCCTCGGGGGCCACGACCTATGGCTACGAAGCGCTCTGCGCGATTTCGCCCAACCACTACACGCTCACGAACAGCTCGGTGAACTGCCGGAGCCCCTGGCATGGGATTACCCAGGACCACACCCCGGGCGACACGAACGGCTACTTCCTCATGGTGGACGCGGATTCCAACCCCGGCGAGTTCTACCGGACCACCGTGAATGGGCTGACGCCGGCCTTCCGCTACGAGTTCTCCGCCTGGGTGGGCAACCTGGACAGGAATGGCCTCTACGAGCGCCCGCGCATCCGCTTCGAGGTCCATGGGCCCTCGGGCTTCATCGCGACCAGCGGGGACCTGGTCATCCCGCCCACGTCGCCCTTCCAATGGCAGAAGGTCGGCTTCATGTTCGACCTGCCCGCGGGCGTCTCATCGGTCGACATCGTGATGGTGAATCGCAACCAGAGCGGCTCGGGCAATGACCTGGTCATCGACGACCTGTCGTTCGCGCCGTGCTACCCACCGGTCATCGCCTCCTTCGAGAATGGCCCCGTGGTGGACCGGGAGCACGCGTGCAACAGCGGCGCGGTGAGCCTGTATGGCCGGTGGCCCTCCACCATTCCGTTCACCACGCCGGCCTATCAGTGGCAGTGGAGCCCGGATGGCGGCGAGAGCTGGCTCAACGTCCCGGGGGCCACGAGCCTGGCGTCCGCCCATTCCCAGCCGTCGCCCGGAATCCACCGGTACCGGCTGATGAGCTACGAGGCCCTGAACCCGTCCCAGCAACTCGTGTCGAACCCGCTGACGTTCTATGTGCAGCGGCTGGTCGTGGAGCCCCGGACCCACCACCTGTATTCCTGCAATGGGGGCAACACCTACGGCTCCCTGGCCGCGTTCTACCGGTTGGAGTTCTCCGACCCCGTCATCCAGACGTCCTATGCTGTCCGGTGGTCGCCGGCCACGTACCTCTCCAATCCGAACACGAGCCCGACGTCCATCCTCCTGCCTTCGCTGGGGGCGTCTCCGCCTCCCAACGGGCCGCCGGTCCCGGCCGCCAACCACCTCTACACGGTGACGGTGACCGACAGTGTCCATGGCTGCACGGGGAGCGGGCAGCAGACGGTGGCGCAGCACAACCCGCGCAAGGTCGCCGTACCCAACGCCTTCACGCCGAACGGTGACGGGTTGAACGACCTCTTCCGGCCGCTCAACCTGGACGACTACCCCGGCTCGCGCTTCTTCATCTACAACCGCTGGGGACAGGCCATCTTCTCGTCCCAGGGGCCCACGCTGCTGGACTACTCCTGGAATGGCACCTTCGGTGGCGTCCCCCAGGGCAGCGGGGCCTACGCGTGGCGCATCGAGATGAGCGACTGCTTCGGCAACATCATCAACGGCTCGACAGGGAACAACAGCCCGTCCGGAACGGTGACCCTCATCCGGTAG
- a CDS encoding serine/threonine-protein kinase, producing MGNDDLFAQTLLSSRGGPVSGEQRVGVELREGSLLGSYQLESLLGEGSMGRVFQARHARLGRQVALKVLKPEHARDGGFVQRFFQEARTVNQINHEHIVEIFDFVDEGEGGHVYCVMELLRGQGLGALLKQEPLSLARIQRIAVQVCAALGAAHQVGVVHRDIKPDNLFLTQRAGQPDFVKVLDFGVAKHLATEGAVPTGTLDGTIIGTPAYMSPEQAAGLTVDARSDIYAVGNILYEMLTGRPPFQAEAFGQLVVQIITQPPPPLPTQMATGEPLPSQLAELVMRCLAKEPEARPQTLAEVTTGLLLLPVQVSSSPEAVAALEPSERPTRRMPTVMGGPHRRRALWAAGVGTLALLAAGALVWRGATAPSAPVIVPSAAESVVSPERAPEPVVLAPTPEEVVVPAVKLTVHSFPEGAQVVRSDTGEVLGITPLVRELPRREVPLHLRVELAGYVSSVRSVRLDSHTELEVPLAKSLTAPRANASKKSNAKKPPQGTASSRKSHTRAASAEPSGR from the coding sequence ATGGGCAACGATGACCTCTTCGCGCAGACCTTGTTGTCCTCTCGCGGAGGGCCCGTGAGCGGCGAGCAACGCGTCGGCGTGGAGCTGCGGGAGGGCTCGCTGCTGGGCAGCTACCAGCTCGAGTCGCTCCTGGGCGAGGGCTCCATGGGCCGGGTGTTCCAGGCGCGTCACGCGCGGCTGGGGCGCCAGGTGGCCTTGAAGGTGCTCAAGCCGGAGCACGCGCGCGACGGCGGCTTCGTGCAGCGCTTCTTCCAGGAAGCCCGCACGGTGAATCAGATCAACCACGAGCACATCGTGGAGATCTTCGACTTCGTGGACGAGGGCGAGGGGGGCCACGTCTACTGCGTCATGGAGCTGTTGCGCGGGCAGGGCCTGGGCGCGCTGCTGAAGCAGGAGCCCCTGTCGCTCGCGCGCATCCAGCGCATCGCGGTGCAGGTGTGCGCGGCGCTGGGCGCGGCCCACCAGGTGGGCGTGGTGCACCGGGACATCAAGCCGGACAACCTCTTCCTCACCCAGCGCGCCGGGCAGCCGGACTTCGTGAAGGTGCTCGACTTCGGCGTCGCCAAGCACCTGGCCACCGAGGGCGCGGTGCCCACGGGCACGCTGGACGGGACCATCATCGGCACGCCGGCGTACATGTCCCCGGAGCAGGCCGCGGGCCTGACGGTGGACGCGCGCTCGGACATCTACGCGGTGGGCAACATCCTCTACGAGATGCTCACCGGCCGCCCGCCCTTCCAGGCGGAGGCCTTCGGGCAGTTGGTGGTGCAGATCATCACCCAGCCGCCGCCGCCGCTTCCCACGCAGATGGCGACCGGTGAGCCGCTGCCGTCCCAGCTCGCGGAGCTGGTGATGCGGTGTCTGGCGAAGGAGCCGGAGGCCCGGCCCCAGACGCTCGCGGAGGTGACGACGGGGCTGTTGCTGTTGCCCGTGCAGGTGTCCTCGTCGCCGGAGGCCGTGGCGGCGCTGGAGCCGTCGGAGCGGCCTACGCGCCGGATGCCCACCGTGATGGGAGGCCCCCATCGTCGCCGCGCCCTGTGGGCCGCGGGGGTGGGCACCCTGGCGCTGCTCGCGGCCGGTGCGCTGGTATGGCGTGGGGCCACGGCGCCGAGCGCGCCGGTCATCGTCCCGAGCGCGGCCGAGTCCGTCGTCTCCCCGGAGCGCGCGCCGGAGCCCGTGGTGCTGGCGCCCACGCCCGAGGAGGTGGTGGTGCCCGCGGTGAAGCTCACCGTGCACTCCTTCCCGGAGGGCGCGCAGGTGGTGCGCTCGGACACGGGTGAGGTGCTGGGCATCACGCCGCTGGTGCGAGAGCTGCCGCGCCGCGAGGTGCCGCTGCACCTGCGCGTGGAGCTGGCGGGGTACGTGTCCTCGGTGCGCTCGGTGCGGCTGGATTCGCACACGGAGCTGGAAGTGCCGTTGGCCAAGTCGCTCACCGCGCCGAGGGCGAACGCGAGCAAGAAGTCGAACGCGAAGAAGCCGCCCCAGGGCACCGCCAGCTCGCGCAAGTCGCACACGCGCGCGGCGAGCGCCGAGCCCTCGGGGCGTTAG
- a CDS encoding MopE-related protein: MKTFESWLRALTAVLLLSGVAGCKVTFPDNAAYTCEKDGDCGGEGFVCTSLPEDGPRYCCLPEGEERCNGLDDDCDGVIDELESSCFSGKDENRGKGACRDGQSVCTRQGTMACVGDVLPTVERCNGVDDDCDGEVDEDFNRLTDPFNCGTCGTVCTALQACVEGVCQKRGELDCGNGIDDNRDGATDCADRDDCDNQPCGAGCLCENGRKKESNCGNGDDDDGDGSIDCADRDDCDGQSCGTGCLCENGRKTESLCTPDSGDEDGDGRLNCADPDCERRECGPGLACLGSNCVEGACNNGEDDDKDGQTDCADSDCSGQSCGVGCVCRNSAKAEANCTDRQDNDGDGQVDCEDSDCGGQLCVAGEANAVCGVSSKRCAEVSCNDLIDNDGDTLTDCADTLDCPNNSRCSRLVNGNRVAGVCRAGVCT, translated from the coding sequence ATGAAGACCTTCGAATCCTGGCTGCGAGCCCTCACCGCGGTGCTGCTGCTCTCCGGCGTGGCGGGCTGCAAGGTGACCTTCCCCGACAACGCCGCCTACACCTGTGAGAAGGACGGGGACTGCGGTGGCGAGGGCTTCGTCTGTACGTCGCTGCCCGAGGACGGGCCCCGCTACTGTTGCCTCCCGGAGGGCGAGGAGCGCTGCAACGGTCTGGACGACGACTGCGACGGCGTCATCGACGAGCTGGAGTCGTCGTGCTTCTCGGGCAAGGACGAGAACCGGGGCAAGGGCGCGTGCCGTGATGGCCAGTCCGTCTGCACCCGCCAGGGCACGATGGCGTGCGTGGGCGACGTGCTGCCCACCGTCGAGCGCTGCAACGGCGTGGATGACGACTGCGACGGCGAGGTGGACGAGGACTTCAACCGGCTGACGGACCCGTTCAACTGCGGCACGTGCGGCACGGTGTGCACCGCGCTGCAGGCCTGCGTGGAGGGCGTCTGCCAGAAGCGCGGCGAGCTCGACTGCGGCAACGGCATCGACGACAACCGCGACGGCGCCACCGACTGCGCGGACCGCGACGACTGCGACAACCAGCCGTGCGGCGCGGGCTGCCTCTGCGAGAACGGCCGGAAGAAGGAGTCGAACTGCGGCAACGGCGACGACGATGACGGTGACGGGAGCATCGACTGCGCGGACCGCGACGACTGCGACGGTCAGTCCTGTGGCACCGGCTGCCTCTGCGAGAACGGCCGCAAGACGGAGTCACTGTGCACGCCGGACAGCGGCGACGAGGACGGCGACGGCCGGCTCAACTGCGCGGACCCCGACTGCGAGCGCAGGGAGTGCGGGCCGGGGCTGGCGTGCCTGGGCTCCAACTGCGTCGAGGGCGCCTGCAACAACGGCGAGGACGATGACAAGGACGGCCAGACGGACTGCGCGGACTCGGACTGCAGCGGGCAGTCGTGCGGCGTGGGCTGCGTGTGCCGCAACAGCGCCAAGGCCGAGGCGAACTGCACCGACCGTCAGGACAACGATGGGGACGGACAGGTGGACTGCGAGGACTCCGACTGCGGCGGTCAGCTGTGCGTGGCCGGAGAGGCGAACGCCGTGTGCGGCGTCTCGTCGAAGCGCTGCGCGGAGGTGAGCTGCAACGACCTCATCGACAACGACGGCGACACCCTGACGGACTGCGCGGACACGCTGGACTGCCCGAACAACTCCCGCTGCTCGCGGCTGGTGAACGGCAACCGCGTGGCCGGAGTGTGCCGCGCGGGGGTCTGCACGTGA
- a CDS encoding host attachment protein encodes MADAKLWILVGNASRARLFETDAKAREAWSLVEEFHHEESRVKSEQLREQPDNPNAGTLHGPPGENEPQGRRELEHDRFARELSGVLDKGHDRHAFDKLIIAAPPEFLGRLRKALSTRVRQRVLLDVGSDYSTVPARDLPERVPLL; translated from the coding sequence ATGGCGGACGCAAAGCTCTGGATTCTCGTGGGGAACGCGAGCCGGGCGCGGCTCTTCGAGACCGACGCGAAGGCGCGTGAGGCGTGGAGTCTGGTCGAGGAGTTCCATCACGAGGAGAGCCGGGTCAAGAGCGAGCAACTCCGCGAGCAGCCGGACAACCCCAACGCGGGCACCCTGCACGGTCCTCCCGGGGAGAACGAGCCCCAGGGTCGCCGGGAGCTGGAGCACGACCGCTTCGCGCGCGAGCTGTCCGGCGTGCTGGACAAGGGGCACGACCGCCACGCGTTCGACAAGCTCATCATCGCGGCGCCGCCGGAGTTCCTCGGCAGGTTGCGCAAGGCGCTGAGCACCCGGGTGCGCCAGCGGGTCCTCCTGGACGTGGGCTCGGACTACTCGACGGTGCCCGCGCGGGATTTGCCTGAGCGCGTCCCGCTCCTCTAG
- a CDS encoding HAD family hydrolase, translated as MAEVKAVLLDLGNVLVFHDNALLFSRLGACARMSAAEVSQRLMGAGWTEANRGTLDAEGIRKSVCGALGVDLPMAEFAPLWSSHFTTHEAVLPRVESLIGRVKLVLVSNTNALHAAYLRPQLPLLRRFDALVMSCEVGFVKPEPDIYRIALERAGVEPREAAFFDDLPEFVEAADALGLRGQRFTTAAAFDAQLTRLGL; from the coding sequence ATGGCGGAGGTGAAGGCGGTCCTGCTGGACCTGGGCAACGTGCTCGTCTTCCACGACAACGCGTTGCTCTTCTCGCGGCTGGGGGCGTGCGCGCGGATGTCCGCGGCGGAGGTCTCCCAGCGGCTGATGGGCGCCGGGTGGACCGAGGCCAACCGGGGCACGCTGGACGCCGAGGGCATCCGCAAGAGCGTGTGCGGCGCGCTGGGCGTCGATTTGCCCATGGCCGAGTTCGCGCCCCTGTGGAGCAGCCACTTCACCACCCACGAGGCCGTGCTGCCCCGGGTGGAGTCGCTCATCGGCCGGGTGAAGCTGGTGCTGGTGTCCAACACCAACGCGCTGCACGCGGCCTACCTGCGGCCCCAGCTCCCGCTGCTGCGGCGCTTCGACGCGCTGGTGATGAGCTGCGAGGTGGGCTTCGTGAAGCCCGAGCCGGACATCTACCGCATCGCCCTGGAGCGCGCCGGCGTGGAGCCGCGCGAGGCCGCCTTCTTCGACGACCTGCCGGAGTTCGTGGAGGCCGCCGACGCGCTGGGCCTGCGCGGCCAGCGCTTCACCACCGCCGCCGCGTTCGACGCGCAGCTCACCCGGTTGGGGCTGTGA
- a CDS encoding glutathione S-transferase family protein: MPQLTLVVASKNYSSWSLRPYLALCHTGQPFQEVVIPLDTPGTQALLLQHSPSGRLPALQHGDLVIWDSLAICEYLAETFPEARLWPESREARAVARSVTAEMHSSFSRLREHMGMNLRARKPGQGRAPGVAEDIARIQALWNDCRSRFGQGGPFLFGRFSIADAFYTPVATRFVTYDVTLDAVSAAYRDTLLSQPAFKKWAEAGLHEPPVAKYED; the protein is encoded by the coding sequence ATGCCCCAGCTCACCCTCGTCGTCGCCTCGAAGAACTACTCCTCGTGGTCGCTTCGGCCGTACCTGGCGCTCTGCCATACCGGGCAGCCCTTCCAGGAGGTCGTCATCCCCCTGGACACGCCAGGGACGCAGGCCCTCCTCCTCCAGCACTCGCCCAGCGGACGGCTGCCGGCGCTCCAGCATGGAGACCTGGTCATCTGGGACTCGCTGGCCATCTGCGAGTACCTGGCGGAGACCTTCCCGGAGGCCCGGCTGTGGCCCGAGTCCCGCGAGGCCCGCGCGGTGGCGCGCTCGGTGACGGCGGAGATGCACTCGAGCTTCTCGCGGCTGCGCGAGCACATGGGGATGAACCTGCGCGCGCGCAAACCCGGACAGGGCCGCGCGCCGGGCGTCGCCGAGGACATCGCCCGCATCCAGGCGCTGTGGAACGACTGCCGCTCGCGCTTCGGTCAGGGCGGGCCGTTCCTGTTCGGCCGCTTCAGCATCGCGGATGCGTTCTACACGCCGGTGGCCACGCGCTTCGTCACCTACGATGTGACGCTGGACGCGGTGAGCGCCGCGTACCGCGACACGCTCTTGTCCCAGCCCGCCTTCAAGAAGTGGGCGGAGGCCGGACTGCACGAGCCGCCCGTGGCGAAGTACGAGGACTGA
- a CDS encoding adenylate/guanylate cyclase domain-containing protein, with protein MVVEAPEPGKLSAILFTGIEAVGRQSWRDEALQQVVREEHASLVRELLPRHGGREVKRLEDGFLLEFEGGLSAVDFGLALQRELETRNGTVAAERRVVLRVGVHVGMVVHRDGDVFGEGVNLAARIEALARPGTLYVSESVARQVEGRLASPPVRLGRGEMKNIRLPVAVYRIDPREHRGRRPFLSRMRSLLSRTPTAN; from the coding sequence ATGGTGGTGGAGGCACCCGAGCCGGGCAAACTGTCGGCCATCCTGTTCACGGGCATCGAGGCCGTGGGCCGTCAGTCCTGGCGTGATGAAGCGCTCCAGCAGGTGGTGCGCGAGGAACACGCGTCATTGGTCCGAGAGCTGCTGCCGCGCCATGGAGGGCGCGAGGTGAAGCGTCTGGAGGATGGGTTCCTGTTGGAGTTCGAGGGGGGGCTGTCCGCGGTGGACTTCGGCCTGGCGCTCCAGCGGGAGCTCGAGACCCGCAACGGCACCGTGGCCGCCGAGCGCCGCGTGGTGCTGCGCGTGGGGGTTCACGTGGGCATGGTGGTGCACCGCGACGGCGACGTGTTCGGCGAGGGCGTCAACCTGGCCGCGCGCATCGAGGCCCTCGCGAGGCCCGGCACGCTCTACGTCAGCGAGTCGGTGGCCCGACAGGTCGAAGGCCGGCTGGCGTCGCCGCCGGTGCGCCTGGGCCGGGGCGAGATGAAGAACATCCGCCTGCCGGTGGCCGTCTATCGCATCGACCCCCGCGAGCATCGGGGCCGTCGTCCGTTCCTGTCGCGGATGCGCTCGCTGTTGAGTCGCACGCCCACGGCGAACTGA
- a CDS encoding serine/threonine-protein kinase, whose translation MGSSPTKDIPLGTVLRDTYEISGVLGRGGMGTVFLARHLRLPGRHVAVKVLRHDASLGEEVYLRFRREAEIASRLGHPNIVEVIDFDTLADGSPFLVMEHLKGMPLSRRIRKGAQMTLPEVFSIARQMGSALQAAHGAGVVHRDLKPGNVFLVPTELAGMSVEHVKLLDFGISKIIDSKTVQTQDAILLGTPQYMAPEQATGKNREVDPRTDIFSFGCMVYEMLARKLPFKDGGILPELIYRIVYDPPEPLLEVAPQTPAHVVRAIEQALAKRPEDRFPDVSAFIAALTGTPLRTATPSPDAPPPAPLPSAAQVPTATVQPRPIASPPSKPATQVVSPWRASRQQADAAARPKAAEAPREEVSSRAVLESTGRAPNGADASPRSAQGAGREANGAEASPGAQGPGRGANGADASPGAQGPGRGANGADASVRSAQGAGREANGADASARSAHGTGRGTNGAEASARAPLGAVVHGGDGSTRPARGSAAQGPRASSEVERNDAGQGAEDPNKLPADASRAPASGLVGKSVRVSPPKSGAVARAPVAAPSPPLELSRPPVPDTPAVPLAVWRPPAANAPPVEPDSDSEPETIRSPSGGVPVVGPRRYGRWLLAAAVLALLGAGLVVTQKNRSTPIVPLVTTPTQNAPPPEVAPPSPAPPPPATESQTRLVQGTSPAETNPPAPEPTDPASPPTGIGQMEPPEAKAKPEGGNTKLTDLELAEKALARGDPGEAIQLARRSQRGEATGASFALLARAHCHQKDLTSARFVWLRVPTSEQAEVRRYCQQHGITL comes from the coding sequence ATGGGCTCCTCGCCAACGAAAGACATTCCCCTCGGTACGGTCCTGCGGGACACGTATGAGATCTCCGGCGTCCTGGGCCGAGGAGGGATGGGGACCGTCTTCCTGGCGCGGCATCTGCGGCTGCCGGGCAGGCACGTGGCGGTCAAGGTGCTGCGGCACGACGCGAGCCTGGGGGAGGAGGTCTACCTGCGCTTCCGGCGGGAGGCGGAGATCGCCTCGCGGCTGGGGCACCCGAACATCGTGGAGGTCATCGACTTCGACACGCTGGCGGACGGCTCGCCGTTCCTGGTGATGGAGCACCTGAAGGGGATGCCGCTGTCGCGGCGCATCCGCAAGGGCGCGCAGATGACGCTGCCGGAGGTATTCTCCATCGCGCGGCAGATGGGCTCGGCGCTGCAGGCGGCGCACGGGGCGGGGGTGGTGCACCGGGACTTGAAGCCCGGCAACGTGTTCCTGGTGCCCACGGAGCTGGCGGGCATGTCGGTGGAGCACGTGAAGCTGCTCGACTTCGGCATCTCGAAGATCATCGATTCGAAGACGGTGCAGACGCAGGACGCCATCCTGCTGGGCACGCCGCAGTACATGGCGCCCGAGCAGGCCACGGGGAAGAACCGGGAGGTGGACCCGCGCACGGACATCTTCTCGTTCGGGTGCATGGTGTACGAGATGCTCGCGCGCAAGCTGCCCTTCAAGGACGGGGGCATCCTGCCGGAGCTCATCTACCGCATCGTCTATGATCCACCGGAGCCGCTGCTGGAGGTGGCGCCGCAGACGCCGGCGCACGTGGTCCGCGCCATCGAGCAGGCGCTGGCGAAGCGCCCGGAGGACCGCTTTCCGGATGTGAGCGCGTTCATCGCCGCGCTGACGGGGACGCCGCTGCGCACCGCGACGCCGTCACCGGACGCGCCTCCGCCTGCCCCGCTCCCGTCGGCGGCGCAGGTGCCGACGGCGACCGTGCAGCCCCGGCCCATCGCGTCGCCACCGTCGAAGCCCGCGACGCAGGTCGTCTCGCCTTGGCGTGCCTCGAGGCAACAGGCGGACGCGGCGGCCCGCCCGAAGGCGGCGGAGGCTCCTCGTGAGGAGGTCTCGTCTCGCGCCGTGCTGGAGTCCACGGGGCGCGCGCCGAACGGCGCGGATGCGTCGCCGCGCTCGGCGCAGGGGGCGGGACGAGAAGCGAACGGGGCGGAGGCCTCGCCTGGGGCGCAGGGCCCGGGTCGTGGCGCGAACGGGGCGGATGCCTCGCCTGGGGCGCAGGGCCCGGGTCGTGGCGCGAACGGGGCAGACGCCTCGGTGCGCTCGGCGCAGGGGGCGGGACGAGAAGCGAATGGGGCGGATGCCTCGGCGCGCTCGGCGCATGGCACAGGACGCGGGACGAACGGAGCAGAGGCTTCGGCGCGCGCGCCACTCGGTGCGGTGGTCCATGGCGGTGACGGCTCCACGCGTCCCGCGCGAGGCTCCGCGGCGCAAGGCCCGAGGGCCTCGTCCGAGGTCGAGCGAAACGACGCGGGGCAGGGCGCCGAGGACCCGAACAAGCTTCCCGCCGACGCCTCGCGAGCACCCGCGTCGGGGCTCGTCGGCAAGTCGGTGCGCGTCTCTCCTCCGAAGTCCGGAGCCGTCGCGCGCGCCCCCGTCGCGGCGCCTTCCCCGCCACTCGAGCTCTCCCGGCCTCCCGTCCCGGATACTCCCGCCGTTCCGCTGGCGGTCTGGAGACCTCCCGCCGCGAACGCGCCTCCCGTCGAACCTGATTCGGACTCCGAGCCGGAGACGATTCGCTCGCCCTCGGGCGGTGTCCCGGTGGTGGGCCCCCGGCGCTACGGGCGGTGGCTGCTCGCGGCCGCCGTGCTCGCCCTCCTGGGCGCGGGCCTCGTGGTGACCCAGAAGAACCGGTCCACCCCCATCGTCCCGCTGGTGACGACTCCCACCCAGAACGCGCCGCCGCCCGAAGTCGCGCCCCCCTCTCCAGCACCGCCGCCGCCCGCGACGGAATCACAGACACGGCTCGTTCAGGGCACGTCCCCCGCGGAGACGAATCCTCCCGCGCCGGAGCCCACCGACCCCGCGTCGCCCCCGACGGGCATCGGCCAGATGGAACCCCCCGAGGCCAAGGCGAAGCCCGAGGGCGGCAATACGAAGCTCACCGACCTGGAGCTGGCCGAGAAGGCCCTGGCCCGTGGAGACCCCGGCGAGGCCATCCAACTGGCCCGTCGCAGTCAGCGCGGAGAGGCCACCGGCGCCTCCTTCGCGCTCCTCGCGCGCGCCCACTGCCACCAGAAGGACCTCACCAGCGCGCGCTTCGTCTGGCTCCGCGTCCCCACCTCCGAGCAGGCCGAGGTGCGCAGGTACTGCCAGCAGCACGGCATCACCCTGTAA